From Qipengyuania soli:
AAAGCGTCAGCGGACGTCGGGCAAGGCTTTGCAGCGCCCCCGTGAGCTGGACGAGCGGGGTCCGACGCACGGCCAGCTGCCGGTCGAGAGTGCGCCGCTGGGTGTTTGCGATCGCAAGGCGGGCCTCCGCCGAAGCTATCGCGGCCTCGGCCTGCTGGACGCGGGCCGCCAGTGCCGCGATCTCCTGTCGCGCCTTGTCGGCAGCCTCGCGCGATTGCGCCGCCTTCTTCTCCAGCATCTCGCTGCGTGCGCGGGCATTGCGTTGCTGTTGCCGGGCTACGTCCAGTGCCTGACGCGCTTCGCCCGCATTGGCAAAAGAGTTGCCATCCTGTGCCTCGGCCGGGGTGCGGACGAAGGTAAGCGCGCCGACGACGATTGCGATGGATACCGGAAGAGCGACGCTGCGGATCATGGCGTCAATCCTGCAGCATTATCCGCTGCGATGATAGGGGTGGCCCGCAAGGATCGTGGTCGCCCGATACAGCTGTTCGGCCAGCATGGCGCGGGCCAGCAGATGCGGCCAGGTGGCGGAGCCGAAGGCGAGCAGCAAGTCGGCCTCCCTGCGCTCGTCTTCCGAATGGCCGTCTGCCGCGCCGAGGACGAAACGGCATTCGCGCATCCCGTCATCGCGCCAACGCCCGAGGATGGCGGCAAACTCCTCCGAGGACAGATCCTTGCCCCGTTCGTCGAGAAGCACCGTCTTGTATGGCGATTGCGGTTCGGGAGCGCGGCCCCCGGTTTCGGGAAGTTCGGTGAATTTCACCTGCCAGGTGATGCGCTTCTGGTATCGCGCAACCAGCTCCGCCTCCGGCGAGCGCGCAATCTTTCCGCGAGCGATGACGTGGAGCAGCATGAACAAATTTATCCGAGGCGTAGCGGAGGCAGGCGCGACCACGCGCCCGGGCGTATGCGAGGAAGCCAAGCCGCACGGGTGTGCGGCGTCCAGCGCCTGAAGGCGCTAGATGACTACGCCGTTCCGGCCACCGGCGGTGCGTCGCCGAATGCCCACATGCGCTCCAGGTTGTAGAAGCTGCGGACTTCGGGACGGAACAGGTGGACGACGACGTCCCCGGCATCGATCAGCACCCAGTCGGCCGCTGGCAGGCCTTCGAGCTTTACCGGCCCGTGACCTTCCTGTTTAACCTTCTCGGCCAGTTTCTGCGCCATGGCCGCGACCTGCCGGGTCGAACGGCCCGAGGCGATCACCATGTGGTCGGCGATCGAGCTCTTGCCTTCTAACGGGATGGTCACGACGTCCTGCGCCTGGTCGTCATCGAGCTGCTGGAGCACGAGTGCGAGGAGCTGGTCGGAATCAGCCTTGGCCAAGGGGATAACCTTTGCCGAGGCCTGACCGGCGTTTGCCTGGTCGGTGTGCGCCTGAGTCATAGGCGGATGCGGTACTCCTAGATCGAGGGGCGTGGGCCATGTCGGAAACAATGCGCATCATGGCGCGGTAGTTTCCTCCCGCGCTTCGATGAGCCGATGTGTCAGCTGGTCCCTCGGAGGCGGCCCGGCGAAGCGTGCGGCCCAATCGGGATCGGCGCGGCGGATGGCCGTGGCCGATCGTTGATCGGGATCGAAACGCAAAGTCACCAGTGCCGGTGCACTCCATGCGCCCCCGTTTACAAAACTGGACAGCGGCACCAAATAGCGCCTCAGCCAGGCCATCGCGGGGCTTGCGACGACAGCGCCATCATAGCCGGGCCGTGCGATGACCGCAATCGGCATCATCCGCGCAATTCTCCGCCAGTCGCGCCAGAGGTGGAACTGGCCGAGATTGTCCGCCCCCATCAGCCAGACGAAGTCGTGCTTTGGATAGCGCCGTTTGAGCGCGGCCAGCGTGTCGACCGTAAAGCGGGTCCCCAATTCACGTTCGATCGCGGTCACACGGATTCTCGCGCGCCCCGCGAGTTCAACTGCGGAGCGGTATCGCGACGCTAACGGGGCCATCCCCTTCTTCGGCTTCAGCGGATTGCCGGGCGACACCATCCACCACACTTCGTCGAGCTGCAGAGCTGCAAGCGCGAAGAGCGACACGCGACGGTGGCCGCCATGCGCCGGATTGAAGCTTCCACCGAGGAGGCCGATTCGCGCCATATTCCTCAGCGCCCAGCCACGGGATAGTCCTGACCTGACGTTTTATCGTTTAAAATCAAGAACTTGCATCCCCATTGCGCGAGGGTGCTCCGTGCGAATCGCAAGAAAGCAGTAAACGCTGGCGTAACTTTTGGTTCCCGCATTTGCATGAAAATTTTCCAACAAAGTAACGCTTCACCGCATCCTTCCTTCGACTCGTGGAATCCACAGGCCCCGCGATTCGATTCCCGCGGAAACCTTTGTTAGCGCTCATTTCGGGACGTGAGAGACCATTAAGGGACGGGTCGTTTTGCTCAATCAATCTGCCACGAGCGGCTGGGGGAGCCGTTTGCGTAGCTGGTTTCCCGATCGCGAGTTCTTCATGCGATCGGAAGGCCAGGTTCGCTTCATCACCATTTCATCCAAGGTCCAGATTACCGCTGCCGCGATTGCGGCTGCGGCACTTCTTGTCTGGGCAATCTCGATGGCCGTAGCTGGCTGGACACAGTATCGCGCCACGGCGGATCGCCTGTCGCTGCTCGATCGCGAGGCGAAGGTCGCAACCGCCGAAGAGCGCGTCGACGCCTATCGCGGAAATATCGATGCGGTCGCCACCGACCTGCAGAAGCGCCAGGAATTCATCGAAGACATGGTGTCCGCCCTTCCGGAGGACGTGAAGACCGTCGACAAGGTCAGCGATTCGACCGGCGAAGCGGCCAAGACCGTCGACAAGGTCAGCATGTCGATCCCCGAAGCAGCTGCGCTCGCCCGCATCGAAGCACGCCAGCTTGCCTTTGTCGAGAACCTGACCCGCTATGCCGACTGGCGTGCCCAGCGCGCATCGGCAGCGCTCAAGAAGCTGGGCCTCGATCCCCGCAGCATGGTTGCCCGCGCGGATCGCACCGCCATGGGTGGTCCGCTCGAGAAGCTCGCGACCTCTCACGATGGCTCGATCGATCCGCGCTTCGAGCGGCTCGGCCTCTCGATTGCCCGCATGGCCGCACTCGAGAGCGGACTTGCCGGCGTGCCCCAGGTCGAGCCTGCCAGCCTCAAGTACATTTCCTCTGGCTTCGGCTATCGCCACGATCCGTTCACCGGCGCAGGCGCCATGCACAAGGGCCTCGACTTCCGCGGCCCGATCGGTGCACCGATCTATGCCGCTGCCGCTGGCCGCGTCAGCTTTGTCGGCCGGCGCTCCGGTTACGGCAACACCGTCGAAATCACCCATGGCAATGGCCTGATGACTCGCTACGCCCACATGTCGCGCTTCCACACGACGGTTGGCGCCAAGGTTAGCCCGGGCCAGACCATCGGTGCGATCGGCAGCACCGGCCGCTCGACGGGCCCGCACCTCCATTTCGAAGTCCGCATCAACGATCGCGCGGTCAACCCGCGCACTTTCCTGGAGACCGCCCCTCATGTTCTCGAAGAAATCCGACGAGCTCCCCAGCTCGCCTCCGCCAACTAACCCGGGACGCAGCATAATGAGCAAGGGCAACTCCACCTTTTCGGTCCTCGGGTCGGATCTCTCGATCAAGGGCGACATCAAGGCCTCGGCCGATCTTCACATCGACGGTTCGGTAGAAGGCGACATCGCCTGTTCCAGCCTTGTGCAGGGCGAAACCAGCGTCGTGACCGGCGCGATCAAGGCCGAAACCGCGCGCCTGGCCGGGACGGTCAATGGCTCGATCACTGCGCGCGAGCTGGTGATCCTCAAGACCGCCAAGATCAACGGCGACGTGTTTTACGATGCCCTGACCATCGAACAGGGTGCGCAGGTCGAAGGCCGCTTCGCCCATCGGGACACCAAGCCTTCGCTCTCGGCCGCACCGCAGCCGGCCAAGCAGCCCGAGCTTTCGGTCGCGAACTAGGTCTTTATAGTTTGGAGGGGATGAGGGCCGCTTGCGCAACGACGCAGGCGGCCTTCTCTTTTGACCTCAGTCGAGGACTTCGGCCCGGAGCGCCTTGCGATCGAGCTTGCCGATCATGGTCTTGGGAAGTTCGTGCCGCACGACGATGCTTTCGACACGTTCGTGCTTGCCGATACGGCCGTTGAGCCATGCGGCGAGATCTTCACCTGTAGCAGTGGCACCGGCATTAAGCGTGACATAGGCACGCGGGCGCTCGCCGAGGTAGGCGTCGGGGACGCCGATCACCAGCGCCTCCTTGACCGCCTTGTTCTCCAGCAGGACGTCCTCGACCTGGCTCGGGAATACCTTGAACCCGCCAACGGCGATCATGTCCTTGATGCGGTCGACTATCTCGAGAAATCCCTCGTCATCGACAGTCGCGACATCGCCGGTGCGCAGCCATCGCTTGCCGTGGTGCTCGACGAAGACGTCCTTTGCTGCTTCGGGCCGGTTCCAGTAGCCTTGCATGATCTGCGGGCCGTGAAGCGCCAGTTCGCCAGGCTCTCCATCGGGTGCGATTATCGTTGCGTCCTCCTTGTCGAGGAGAAGAACCTCCGTCCGCATCACGACTTGCCCGATAGTCCCCGGTTTGCGCTTGCCTGCATAGGGATTGGCCGAGACTACCCCCGAGCTTTCGGTAAGGCCGTAACCCTCGACCAGCCGGACGCCGGTGGCCGCTTCCCATTTCTCTCGCAGCGGGCCAGCTAGCGGCGCGCCGCCGGAAATGCAGACCTTGAGAGTCGAAAGATCGGTCTTGGCCAGGTCGGGATGGTCGAGTAGCGCCTGGAACATTGTCGGCACTCCGGGAAAGCCGGTCGCGCCATACTTCTCGATCGTTTGCAGCACCTGCTTCGTCTCGAAACGCGGCACCATGGCGATGGACGCGCCGGTCACGACCGCGTGGTTGAGCAGCGCGGTGTTGGCGAAGACATGGAAGAACGGCAGGGCGCCCATGAAGACTTCGCCGGCCGGATCGCCGAAAGGATTGAGCCCGGCGGTCTGCTGTGCGTTGATCGACAGGTTGGCATGCGTGAGCATGGCCCCCTTGGGCGTGCCTGTTGTTCCTCCGGTGTACTGGAGCAAGGCCAGGCCATGTGGATCGATTTCGGGAAGAGGCTCGTTGCGGCGCGTCCCTCCTTCTTTCAGCAGGTCCGCCCAATCCAGGATCCCGTCCCCGTAGGCGACCCGGGCCACCTTGCTGCGCGCGAACAGGCGCAGCGCCAGTCCCTTCAAGGTTGGCAGCATGCCCGAGAGCGAGCTCACCACGAGCATTTCCAGTGAGGTGGAGCGCAGGACCGCCTCTGCCTTGCCGTACAGTTCGGGCACGTCGACGGTAACGAGCAGGCGCGTGCCCGAATCCGCAACCTGGGCACTCAATTCGTCGACCGTGTAGAGCGGCGAGAAATTGACCACCACCGCACCGGCCATCATCGCTCCGTAATAGGCGACGACATAAGATGGCACGTTGGGGAGGAAGAGACCAACCCGATCGCCGTCGCCGATGCCGTGCATGCGCAGTGCCTGGGCAAAGGCAACCGTGTCACGGAAGAGCTCGTCATAACTGTAGGTGCGACCGAGGAAGTGCAGCAGGGGCGCGGCGGGCGAACGGTCCTTCGTACGCGCGAACATTTCCGGCAAGGCAATCGCGTCGAAATGCGTTGCCCATGGTACGGGATGATAATTCGGCAGCTTGCTGACATCCATGTCAGTAGGATGGCCTATCCTGCCATAAACGCAAGCAAAAAGGGCGGGCGCAGCCTGTGCTTCGCCCGCCCTTCAAGAGGTCTTTCGAGGCCTGCCCGATCAGGCTTCCTCGGCATCCTCAGACGCGCGCTTGGCTTCGAGCCAGGCGGCGGCTTCGGCTTCCTGCGCAGCTTCGGCGGCGGCCTTTTCATTGGCATCACGCTCTGCGCGCAGTTCCTCGATCAGCTTCTCGCGATCGCTGCCCGATTCGACCGGGGCGGCGGCGCCTTCGATGCCGGCCTTCTTGGCAGCCTTGGCGACGACGGCGTCGAGTTCGC
This genomic window contains:
- a CDS encoding 23S rRNA (pseudouridine(1915)-N(3))-methyltransferase RlmH gives rise to the protein MLLHVIARGKIARSPEAELVARYQKRITWQVKFTELPETGGRAPEPQSPYKTVLLDERGKDLSSEEFAAILGRWRDDGMRECRFVLGAADGHSEDERREADLLLAFGSATWPHLLARAMLAEQLYRATTILAGHPYHRSG
- the rsfS gene encoding ribosome silencing factor; translated protein: MTQAHTDQANAGQASAKVIPLAKADSDQLLALVLQQLDDDQAQDVVTIPLEGKSSIADHMVIASGRSTRQVAAMAQKLAEKVKQEGHGPVKLEGLPAADWVLIDAGDVVVHLFRPEVRSFYNLERMWAFGDAPPVAGTA
- a CDS encoding nicotinate-nucleotide adenylyltransferase, whose amino-acid sequence is MRNMARIGLLGGSFNPAHGGHRRVSLFALAALQLDEVWWMVSPGNPLKPKKGMAPLASRYRSAVELAGRARIRVTAIERELGTRFTVDTLAALKRRYPKHDFVWLMGADNLGQFHLWRDWRRIARMMPIAVIARPGYDGAVVASPAMAWLRRYLVPLSSFVNGGAWSAPALVTLRFDPDQRSATAIRRADPDWAARFAGPPPRDQLTHRLIEAREETTAP
- a CDS encoding M23 family metallopeptidase yields the protein MRSWFPDREFFMRSEGQVRFITISSKVQITAAAIAAAALLVWAISMAVAGWTQYRATADRLSLLDREAKVATAEERVDAYRGNIDAVATDLQKRQEFIEDMVSALPEDVKTVDKVSDSTGEAAKTVDKVSMSIPEAAALARIEARQLAFVENLTRYADWRAQRASAALKKLGLDPRSMVARADRTAMGGPLEKLATSHDGSIDPRFERLGLSIARMAALESGLAGVPQVEPASLKYISSGFGYRHDPFTGAGAMHKGLDFRGPIGAPIYAAAAGRVSFVGRRSGYGNTVEITHGNGLMTRYAHMSRFHTTVGAKVSPGQTIGAIGSTGRSTGPHLHFEVRINDRAVNPRTFLETAPHVLEEIRRAPQLASAN
- a CDS encoding bactofilin family protein produces the protein MSKGNSTFSVLGSDLSIKGDIKASADLHIDGSVEGDIACSSLVQGETSVVTGAIKAETARLAGTVNGSITARELVILKTAKINGDVFYDALTIEQGAQVEGRFAHRDTKPSLSAAPQPAKQPELSVAN
- a CDS encoding AMP-binding protein produces the protein MDVSKLPNYHPVPWATHFDAIALPEMFARTKDRSPAAPLLHFLGRTYSYDELFRDTVAFAQALRMHGIGDGDRVGLFLPNVPSYVVAYYGAMMAGAVVVNFSPLYTVDELSAQVADSGTRLLVTVDVPELYGKAEAVLRSTSLEMLVVSSLSGMLPTLKGLALRLFARSKVARVAYGDGILDWADLLKEGGTRRNEPLPEIDPHGLALLQYTGGTTGTPKGAMLTHANLSINAQQTAGLNPFGDPAGEVFMGALPFFHVFANTALLNHAVVTGASIAMVPRFETKQVLQTIEKYGATGFPGVPTMFQALLDHPDLAKTDLSTLKVCISGGAPLAGPLREKWEAATGVRLVEGYGLTESSGVVSANPYAGKRKPGTIGQVVMRTEVLLLDKEDATIIAPDGEPGELALHGPQIMQGYWNRPEAAKDVFVEHHGKRWLRTGDVATVDDEGFLEIVDRIKDMIAVGGFKVFPSQVEDVLLENKAVKEALVIGVPDAYLGERPRAYVTLNAGATATGEDLAAWLNGRIGKHERVESIVVRHELPKTMIGKLDRKALRAEVLD